The DNA region AGGCTCGCGAGTCAGATGGTTCAGGGAGGGTGTGATGGAAGTTCATGAGGAAATTTGGGAGCATAGGAGACGAGGAGAGGTGATTGGTGAGTGCGGAGACGAGTTCAGACGGGAGTTCGTAGGGAGCGAAGATGTCAGAGATGGTTTCGGTGGTGGAGGGGGGATCGGAGACGATCTGTTGCTTAGTCTCTTTCAACGTCGCATAGTACGATTCTCTGGAAAGAACTCCGAGTCAGCTCTGGTTCCTACAAGTGAATCTGCACAGGCACTTACTCTTCACTCTTCGCACCCAGGTATCCTCCCAGACCCATGGAGATGGCACCGGCGATAAGCTCCGCTAACCCGCCAAAAACGACGACTTTGGTGTCACCCAGCGCAGACAACCCGGCTGTAAGAGCAAAGGGCACAGTCATTCCGTCAGACAGGCCGATAATGGCATCAGATACTGTCCGTCCATCGATGGCCCAGGACGAGTCTTTCTGCTCTTTCTTCTGGCCGGTGGTGGGTGATTCAACATCTTCACCATGATGCAGAGGCAACCGATGTTCCTTTTCCGAGTCGACGTCTGAGAGTCTACCCGGAAGGGGAGTATAGGTAGCCACGATGTTTTTCAGCGTCGCGAGAGACATTCTGTGATGGTTTGCCCAAGGATTCGTGAAGTCGTCCGTAAAGTTGTCTTGAAGTAGATCATCAAACGGTGAGGAAGGCCAACACACCCTAGACAGTTACACAAACACCGGTCCAGTCACAAGCACGAGCAGGAACAAGCACAAGCTAAATAACCGACCTCCCCTCGCGTATTCGCCCACCGACACGAGCCGAAAGCGCAGGTGATAATCGACCAACCATGACCGCACTCGTCTTATGCACCTATCGAGGAAAGCAGATCAACACACGTGCCAGCCATTTCCGGTCGAGAAAACCCCGGTGGGGCGGGTCTTTCCGTTAATCCAAGGCACGTGGGCGGTCTGATTCGTCGTTAGGCCCTTGGCTAGTCTTGGCTCTGGACCTATCAGCGTTGTGCATTTGGTCAGTCTGGGTCAACCCCGCAAGATCTTGCTTGTGCTCTGATATACTCGGCTTTATCAGGGTCTGCTTGTCTGCTCGGTAGCTGTCAGCATAGTCACGGGTTCGGCTGAATGACTATGGCAGTATCACCGGATGAACTTTGACTATTGTGAGGCAACATCAATTGATCACGAACAAATACTAGGGATTGGCTAGACGACGCCGTTGTAAGACATTATAGCTAAGTTTCGAACAGGATACCTCCAACTCGCGAGACAAAGAGGTAAATACGAGTATTCAACATCTGGATGTGATGGTTGAAGTGAGCATGCAACACTATGAAAGAATATGACCCGTCTATCGACGCGACCACTCGACGCTGATTATATATTTGAACACTTGGATTGAACGTAATAACAAGAATGCTTTCAAATCAATAGCGCCTTTCACTAATGCACCAATGGACATTTTTACCAGCATAACTCCAGCGTAAGATCATGCATATCAACAACGACATAACCCGACGAGAGATTCATTGCGAGTACCTGCAGAGACTTAGTACCGACTACAACCCAGTCACCAGACCAGGACAAACTCACGGTCTTCTCTTCTCAACCGCCTGATCCTCACTCTTGCCAGCCATGTTCCAAAGCCGGCTCTTGTACGCAGGGAAAGAAGTGTGGTTCCACATGTTCACCAGGATACTATCCAGGGTCAGCTTCGTTTTCATCTCTTCGTCGCTTTGTAGGGGCGGGGGGACCAACCTCTGACTCCGATCGACGTaatcctcctccttcaacTCTTTCACCCCGACCGTCATACCATCCTTGGTAAACATGACATTGCgcttctccatcttctcacgTGTGGTGTTGGTCACTTCCTGGACGATGCTGTAGACGATGAAGCCGACGACTACGAGGACGGCGATCACGACGAAGAGGATAACGAGAGGGAGGAGGCTTGCTCGTGCCATTTTCCTGGTCTGTGTTCGATTGATAAGGATATACTTGATAAGGATATAGGAGATTGTATTGTTGTGTACTCTGGACGAGTAGAGAGCTGGTGTTCGTGAAGATCGTGGTCCGTGAGTCGTTGATCGAGCGTAGGGCTAACTGATTTGCGTTGTATCtagggaaaagaagagtcAGCG from Aspergillus chevalieri M1 DNA, chromosome 2, nearly complete sequence includes:
- a CDS encoding uncharacterized protein (COG:S;~EggNog:ENOG410PSJE;~TransMembrane:1 (o6-30i)); this encodes MARASLLPLVILFVVIAVLVVVGFIVYSIVQEVTNTTREKMEKRNVMFTKDGMTVGVKELKEEDYVDRSQSILVNMWNHTSFPAYKSRLWNMAGKSEDQAVEKRRPYSQ
- a CDS encoding VIT1/CCC1 transporter family protein (COG:S;~EggNog:ENOG410PHKX;~InterPro:IPR008217;~PFAM:PF01988;~TransMembrane:3 (i190-214o220-238i259-280o);~go_function: GO:0005384 - manganese ion transmembrane transporter activity [Evidence IEA];~go_process: GO:0030026 - cellular manganese ion homeostasis [Evidence IEA]) — protein: MSLATLKNIVATYTPLPGRLSDVDSEKEHRLPLHHGEDVESPTTGQKKEQKDSSWAIDGRTVSDAIIGLSDGMTVPFALTAGLSALGDTKVVVFGGLAELIAGAISMGLGGYLGAKSEEESYYATLKETKQQIVSDPPSTTETISDIFAPYELPSELVSALTNHLSSSPMLPNFLMNFHHTLPEPSDSRALICAMTIAFGYFIGGFVPLLPYFFVGPLDAFLALKWSIATMAVALFVFGYSKTCFVSGWKGSRNCRRGLVGGLQMVLVGGVAAGSAMGLVKGFSMLAASSGEGQ